The nucleotide window TGGAGCCGACGACTGGCCGTCAGCCGGATTCGAATCCACCTCCTCGCGCAGACCGATCAGGCTCCAGACAGCCACCACCACGACCAACGCGGCGAACACTCCTGATCCAACCAGCAGGAAACGGCTCCGATGCGGAATCTCCGAGACAGACAGACTGGGCAACGTTGGCCAGCTCACACGCGGAAAACCTGACCAGGGGACCGTTCTCGAAGCAGAAGGTTCCGATTCCGCCACTTCCTCTGAGGATTTGATGACCTCGTCAGTCCCCGCGGGCACAGCAATCGGCATCGAGAAGGTCTTGCCAAGACCGCCTTCCAACGGAGTCTCATCCTCGAGCGGTGAAGCGGTGAAGGGTGCCTGCCTTGCTTGTTGTCTCTCCAGGCTTTCCACGTAAGCCTGAACATCGCGATCGGCAAACCAGGTGTCGAGATCAACGGCGTCAGCATCCACATCCCGATAGTTCGGGAGTACATCCCGACCCAGCCAGGTGCGGCAGTACTCACACATTGAGGCCAGTACATCACCAGGATGGTTGTCCATCCAGGATTTCAATGCTGGGTCAGAGCTGGCGCTGTTGAGGAAACGGCGCTTAGCGCGATCCACATTCCCAAGGAGAAGATCAAGGCAGCCCAGAAGTGGCTTCTTATCGAAGCCCTCAAGCGCCAGCCCCTTCAGTTTGTTGCGTGCATCCTGAACACGTTCGGGCTTGCGTTGAGAAAAACCAGCCGCGACCAGCGCCATCACCCCAAGAAAAGCAGCTTCAAGCGACCCGTTGTCCTGCAGATGACCGAAAAGATCAATCTGCTCTTGAACTGTCAAAAAGCGTCGAATCTGGTGAAAAAACAACTCAAAGGACCCCTGATCCATGGTGTCTGGGGACTCGCCAGGACCTTCACCGTCACCTGAGCCACCTTCAAGTCCTCCACGTTCAAGAATGAACGCTTCAAACATCGCGAGGCCTTCCTGACGCGCGGATTGCTCAGCGAGATCGCGACTGAGCAGATCCAAGATTCGGTAAGGCCTCAGCTGGCTCAGTGCGGCTTCGATCGCCCGACGTTGATCAGGCAACTTGCCCATACGCTGCAGAAGCTGCATCCCCTCCTTCAGCAGGGTTGCTGCAGATTCGTAGCGACGCTGGTCCTTGTCCTGGTGAGCAGCATCCAGGCAGGCAAGAGCAGCCAACAGCGACATATCCGACTCACGGCCGCTCCCCAGGGCCGGAGCTTGCGGTGGCTGGAGCGCCTGACGGGTCAACTGAAAGGCTTCGTGGGGGAAATGGGCTTCCCAGAGAAGAATTAACCCGGCAACCTCGCTGCTAGGCACGATCTCCAAACCGGACTTTTCCTCGGGATGATCACGCCCAAGCTCCAGCAACTTTGCCTCGTAATCCTGACGACGCAGAGGTTCACTGAGGAGATCGGCAGACAGCCTTAGAAGTTCGCCACGCTGGGTGAGAGCTTCATGGGTAAAACCCTGGTCAGGAGCGTGATCCAGACGTCGCTGAAGAGTCCTGAGAATCGTTTCGGCATCAGCGGTGGGACTGACACCCAGCAGACGGAAATGGTCAATGGGCAGATCCACCAAGAAGCAAGCGCCTGGGGCAATACGGTAGGGAGAATATGGATTTCTGCCCACTGATTCACCGCGGCCCCTTAAGCTTGACGATCGATTAAGTCGTGCCATGAGCAAAGACACCGCAGTTGGCACTGAAGTACGCACGAATTCCCAGAGCGCTCAGATCGGAGCCCACGCGGAACGTCTTTCCAGCCTGGTAACGGCCCAGAGGGCCACAGTGAATCGCGCCACAGGGCTGGAGCTCTATCGAGACATGACGCTCGGACGGCGTTTCGAGGACAAGTGCGCAGAAATGTATTACCGCGGCAAGATGTTCGGATTTGTGCACTTGTACAACGGCCAAGAGGCCGTGAGCACGGGGGTAATCGGTGCCATGAAGCGCCAGCATGACTGGTTCTGCAGCACTTATCGGGACCACGTCCATGCCCTGAGTGCCGGAGTCCCAGCCCGAGAAGTGATGAGCGAGTTGTTCGGCAAGGAAACAGGTTGCAGCAAGGGGCGCGGCGGCTCGATGCACCTGTTTTCCAAAGAGCACCATCTCCTGGGAGGTTTCGCTTTTATTGGAGAAGGAATCCCCGTTGCTCTTGGATCCGCCTTCACGAGCCGCTACAAGCGTGATGCTCTTGGTGATTCCAGTAGCAATGCCGTAACAGCGGCCTTCTTCGGTGACGGAACATGCAACAACGGCCAGTTTTTCGAGTGCTTGAACATGGCGCAACTCTGGAAGCTGCCCATCCTTTTCGTGGTTGAAAACAACAAATGGGCCATTGGAATGGCCCATGATCGCGCCACGAGCGATCCTGAAATCTGGCGCAAGGCCAGCTCCTTCGGCATGGCAGGAGAGGAAGTCGATGGCATGGATGTGCTGGCCGTCCGCGCCGCAGCACAGAGGGCCGTGGAACGAGCAAGGGCCGGAGAAGGGCCGACCGTTCTGGAATGTCTGACCTATCGATTCAGAGGGCACTCCCTTGCTGATCCAGACGAATTGAGGGCCGAGGAAGAAAAGCAGTTCTGGGCCAAACGCGATCCTCTGAAAGCCCTGGAGAGGGAGCTGTTGGAGGCCAATCTGGTCACCGCCGAAGAGCTTCGGGCGATCGAAAAGGAGATCGATGCCGAAGTACAAGACTGTGTGGACTTTGCCTTGAGCGCTCCTGAGCCCGATGGGTCCGAACTCACCCGTTACATCTGGGCTGACGACTGATTCACAACCCGTGCAGCCGCGCCTGATCCGCAGCAGCGCGAAACACCAAGGCGTGGCGTTTCACAAGGGGAATCATGGCGTCATAGCCCCCACCGATCACGCTGGCCACTGGAATTCCCCGTCGCAGGCAGGCATCGAGAACCAGATGATCCCTTTGGAGAAGTCCGAGGTTGGTTAAGCAGAGACGTCCCAGGCGGTCATCGCGGTGGGGGTCTACACCTGCGTTGTAGAGCACGAGTTGGGGACGCTGACGATCCAGTAGTTCAGGGAGATGATCTCCGATCGTTTGCAGGTAGTCCCAGTCTTCGAGCCCATCGCGCAGTGATAGATCGAGGTCACTGACCTGCTTGCGGGAGGGAAAGTTTGAAGCAGCATGCGCTGAAAAGGTGAACACACGCTCATCACCACTGAAGATCAGGGCGGTGGCATCCCCTTGGTGCACATCCAGGTCAACGACAAGCACCCGCTGGAGACCATCCTGTTCGATCAGAACCCGCGCACAGACAGCGAGATCATTGAAAATGCAAAATCCACTGCCGAAATCGGGAAAGGCATGGTGAGTGCCGCCAGCAAGATGACAAGCCAAGCCGTGGCGCAAGGCAAGCCTGGCCGTGAGCAGAGTTCCACCAACAGCGATCCAGGTGCGTCGAACCAGAGGGGTTGTAGCGGGCAAACCAATCCGGCGCTGCGCCTGCCGATCCAGTCGGTCTCTGGCAAAGGCTTCGTGATAAGCCCTCTGATGCACAAGCTCAAGCCAGCGTCGCGGCACAGGCAGAGGGCGATGCATCTGGCTGGAGTCCGCCAGTCCACAGTCGAAGAGGCAGCGCTCGAGTTCCCGAAACTTTGCCATCGGAAAACGATGGCTACTGGGCAGCGGTGCGCTGTAGGCCTCGTGATAAACAAGCGGTGGCTTCAACGGATCGATTCGATCGTTGAAGTCTGCAAGACAAGACTCAGAACGTGGGAGCTACCCGGCGCGTCAAATTACGAAGTTTGCGCAAAGCCTTGAGCTCAACTTGACGCACTCGCTCGCGAGACACGTCGAGAAGCCGGCCGATTTCCGCCAACGTATGTCGTTCATTGCCATTCAGGCCGAAACGCAGCGTGAGAACGTGCTGTTCCTGATCACTGAGGTGGCTCATCCAACGACCGAGCTGCTCGTGATGAATACGTTGCTCCACTCGGTCGAGAGGCTCCTCAAGGGATGAATCAGCGATCAGGTCTCCAAGGAAACTGCGACCCTCCTCCCCATTCACCGGTGCATCAAGGCTGCTGGTGGTGAGCGCCTGCCTGAGCAGGGAATCAAGCTCCTCAACGGGCATATCCATCGCCTCGGCGATTTCGAGGCGGCTTGGCATGGCTCCAAGCTTATGAGCCAAATCCAAACTGACCTTGCGGATGCTGGTGAGACGTTCGCTGAGATGAACTGGTAAACGGATCGTCCGCGATTGACAAGCAATGGCTCGGGTCATGCTCTGGCGAATCCACCAGAAGGCATAAGTCGAAAATTTATAACCGCGGGTGGGATCAAATTTTTCAACCGCACGCTCAAGACCGAGAGATCCTTCTTGTATCAAATCGAGAAGCTCTAGACCTTTGCCCTGATACTTCTTGGCGACGCTAACCACCAATCGAAGATTGGCTTTCATCATCCGCTGCTTGGCACGCTGGCCTACCCGAATCAAGCGGCGCTGCTTGCTATCAAAAAGCTCGCTATCCGCTGCGATCGAACCATCTTCAGTGAGCTGCATCAACTTCTGAACTTGGTTTCCAAGCTCAATTTCCTCGGCGGGCGTCAGTAACGGAATTCTTCCGATCGTTGCGAGGTACCAACTGATTGGATCACTGCTTCGTCGTCTTTGGGTTTCAGAAACCCCGGCTGCGGCTGAGGGCATGGGGATGGACTTATGACGTGGTGCGACTGTCCTACGAAATTCACTTAATTGGATGTGTTTTCAGCAACCCTTCAGATTCGTACGTTGAAAACGACACAAACCGATCGCGATTGCGTCATCACGTGTTGAAACCTGAATAAATACTTCATTCATCACTCATTCGTGTCACAGATCGCACCAATTGTGTGAGTTGATCAGCGATTGTGAGTGCTCCGCTACTGCGGCTGCAGCCACAAGCGGCCTGAGCATGCAGCAACCCCGCTGCTGCCAGAGCGGCCCCATCCGCAGGGCTCGCGGCAGCCTGCAGTCGAGCTCCCCATCCCCCCGCCAGGCCGGCCAACAAATCCCCGAGCCCGGTTCGAGCGACCTGGCAATCCGTGCC belongs to Synechococcus sp. WH 7805 and includes:
- a CDS encoding RpoD/SigA family RNA polymerase sigma factor gives rise to the protein MPSAAAGVSETQRRRSSDPISWYLATIGRIPLLTPAEEIELGNQVQKLMQLTEDGSIAADSELFDSKQRRLIRVGQRAKQRMMKANLRLVVSVAKKYQGKGLELLDLIQEGSLGLERAVEKFDPTRGYKFSTYAFWWIRQSMTRAIACQSRTIRLPVHLSERLTSIRKVSLDLAHKLGAMPSRLEIAEAMDMPVEELDSLLRQALTTSSLDAPVNGEEGRSFLGDLIADSSLEEPLDRVEQRIHHEQLGRWMSHLSDQEQHVLTLRFGLNGNERHTLAEIGRLLDVSRERVRQVELKALRKLRNLTRRVAPTF
- a CDS encoding ARC6/PARC6 family protein, producing MDLPIDHFRLLGVSPTADAETILRTLQRRLDHAPDQGFTHEALTQRGELLRLSADLLSEPLRRQDYEAKLLELGRDHPEEKSGLEIVPSSEVAGLILLWEAHFPHEAFQLTRQALQPPQAPALGSGRESDMSLLAALACLDAAHQDKDQRRYESAATLLKEGMQLLQRMGKLPDQRRAIEAALSQLRPYRILDLLSRDLAEQSARQEGLAMFEAFILERGGLEGGSGDGEGPGESPDTMDQGSFELFFHQIRRFLTVQEQIDLFGHLQDNGSLEAAFLGVMALVAAGFSQRKPERVQDARNKLKGLALEGFDKKPLLGCLDLLLGNVDRAKRRFLNSASSDPALKSWMDNHPGDVLASMCEYCRTWLGRDVLPNYRDVDADAVDLDTWFADRDVQAYVESLERQQARQAPFTASPLEDETPLEGGLGKTFSMPIAVPAGTDEVIKSSEEVAESEPSASRTVPWSGFPRVSWPTLPSLSVSEIPHRSRFLLVGSGVFAALVVVVAVWSLIGLREEVDSNPADGQSSAPAKVKPLPKAKAPSSTTTKPEVSESWTAGKAASLPLKSEQPTADELQRLLQSWLDGKAAVLSGEGTAQSTLQSIARAGLINQVQQQRDANQAEGLKQAIDASIKSVQLVSETPQRIELRAELNYRDQTTTQEGRVVDETQPSAILLTYIFGRDADGGWRLQAFE
- the pdhA gene encoding pyruvate dehydrogenase (acetyl-transferring) E1 component subunit alpha, with the protein product MSKDTAVGTEVRTNSQSAQIGAHAERLSSLVTAQRATVNRATGLELYRDMTLGRRFEDKCAEMYYRGKMFGFVHLYNGQEAVSTGVIGAMKRQHDWFCSTYRDHVHALSAGVPAREVMSELFGKETGCSKGRGGSMHLFSKEHHLLGGFAFIGEGIPVALGSAFTSRYKRDALGDSSSNAVTAAFFGDGTCNNGQFFECLNMAQLWKLPILFVVENNKWAIGMAHDRATSDPEIWRKASSFGMAGEEVDGMDVLAVRAAAQRAVERARAGEGPTVLECLTYRFRGHSLADPDELRAEEEKQFWAKRDPLKALERELLEANLVTAEELRAIEKEIDAEVQDCVDFALSAPEPDGSELTRYIWADD
- a CDS encoding histone deacetylase; the protein is MKPPLVYHEAYSAPLPSSHRFPMAKFRELERCLFDCGLADSSQMHRPLPVPRRWLELVHQRAYHEAFARDRLDRQAQRRIGLPATTPLVRRTWIAVGGTLLTARLALRHGLACHLAGGTHHAFPDFGSGFCIFNDLAVCARVLIEQDGLQRVLVVDLDVHQGDATALIFSGDERVFTFSAHAASNFPSRKQVSDLDLSLRDGLEDWDYLQTIGDHLPELLDRQRPQLVLYNAGVDPHRDDRLGRLCLTNLGLLQRDHLVLDACLRRGIPVASVIGGGYDAMIPLVKRHALVFRAAADQARLHGL